One window from the genome of Pseudonocardia hierapolitana encodes:
- a CDS encoding molybdopterin biosynthesis protein: MVADSPFVSDVPADQALDAWRDACATAGCPPRVDAVRVPVGEAVGRVTAEPVWARRSSPAFDAAGMDGIAVRAADTVGAAETTPVLLTDFAVVDTGDPLPDGYDGVVMREHVHRVGDAAEVRAAVPPYQHVRSIGEDVSASELLLPAGHRLRPVDVAAAAAAGVVELAVRRSPSVVIVPTGDEIRPIGTEPAPGEIVDTNSLMLAAQARELGCTARVTPIVPDDPALITEAMRKAAADADLVVLVAGSSAGRDDYTARVVAGAGTLAVHGVAVRPGHPVVLGTVDATPVLGAPGYPVSAALTFDIFAAPLLAALEGAAPRERPVATARLARKLASNIGMDDWVRVRLGRVGGEIVATPLPRGAGVLTSLVRADGLLVVPAGLEGHHAGERVRVELLRGLGEIGRTIVAIGSHDLVLDVAASALRADDPLVTLAGANVGSLGGLVALRDGLCHLAGSHLLDPATGEYTLPYVERVLGDEDVAVVRLVHRDQGLIVAAGNPLGLTGIDGLTRVRYVNRQRGAGTRVLLDHELANRGIDPAAIDGYSREEHTHLAVAAAVAAGRADAGLGILAAARAFGLDFVPVAREPYDLVLRASMVDDPLLAPLWELLARPEFRAEVEALGGYGCTEMGRRIR; the protein is encoded by the coding sequence GTGGTCGCCGACTCGCCGTTCGTGTCCGACGTCCCCGCCGATCAGGCGCTCGACGCGTGGCGGGACGCGTGTGCGACCGCGGGGTGCCCTCCGCGGGTGGACGCCGTGCGGGTGCCCGTCGGCGAGGCGGTCGGGCGGGTGACGGCCGAGCCCGTGTGGGCCCGGCGCTCCTCCCCCGCGTTCGATGCGGCCGGCATGGACGGGATCGCGGTGCGCGCCGCCGACACCGTCGGGGCGGCCGAGACCACACCCGTGCTGCTCACCGACTTCGCCGTGGTCGACACGGGCGACCCGCTGCCCGACGGCTACGACGGCGTGGTCATGCGCGAGCACGTGCACCGCGTCGGGGACGCCGCCGAGGTGCGCGCCGCCGTGCCGCCCTACCAGCACGTGCGCTCGATCGGCGAGGACGTCTCCGCGTCCGAGCTGCTGCTCCCGGCAGGCCACCGGCTGCGGCCGGTCGACGTCGCGGCCGCCGCCGCGGCCGGTGTGGTGGAGCTGGCCGTCCGGCGGTCGCCGTCGGTCGTGATCGTCCCGACCGGCGACGAGATCCGCCCCATCGGCACCGAGCCGGCACCGGGCGAGATCGTCGACACCAACTCGCTGATGCTCGCGGCGCAGGCCCGGGAGCTGGGCTGCACCGCGCGCGTCACACCGATCGTCCCCGACGACCCTGCGCTCATCACCGAGGCGATGCGCAAGGCCGCGGCCGACGCCGACCTCGTGGTGCTCGTCGCCGGCTCGAGCGCGGGGCGCGACGACTACACGGCGCGGGTCGTCGCGGGGGCGGGCACGCTCGCCGTGCACGGCGTCGCGGTGCGTCCGGGCCACCCGGTCGTCCTCGGCACGGTCGACGCGACCCCGGTGCTCGGCGCCCCCGGCTACCCGGTGTCGGCCGCGCTGACCTTCGACATCTTCGCCGCGCCGCTGCTCGCCGCCCTGGAGGGGGCCGCACCCCGGGAGCGGCCGGTGGCGACGGCCCGGCTGGCCCGCAAGCTCGCCTCCAACATCGGCATGGACGACTGGGTGCGGGTGCGGCTCGGGCGGGTCGGCGGGGAGATCGTCGCCACGCCGCTGCCGCGCGGGGCAGGCGTGCTCACCTCGCTCGTGCGGGCCGACGGGCTGCTGGTCGTCCCGGCCGGGCTGGAGGGCCACCACGCCGGGGAACGGGTGCGGGTGGAGCTCCTGCGCGGGCTCGGCGAGATCGGGCGCACCATCGTCGCGATCGGGTCGCACGACCTCGTGCTCGACGTGGCCGCGTCCGCGCTGCGGGCCGACGACCCGCTGGTCACCCTCGCCGGCGCGAACGTCGGGTCCCTCGGCGGGCTCGTCGCGCTGCGGGACGGGCTGTGCCACCTCGCGGGTTCGCACCTGCTCGACCCGGCCACCGGCGAGTACACGCTGCCGTACGTCGAACGGGTCCTCGGCGACGAGGACGTCGCCGTGGTGCGGCTCGTGCACCGCGACCAAGGCTTGATCGTGGCGGCCGGCAACCCGCTCGGCCTCACCGGGATCGACGGCCTCACCCGGGTCCGCTACGTGAACCGGCAGCGCGGCGCGGGCACCCGGGTGCTGCTCGACCACGAGCTGGCGAACCGGGGCATCGACCCCGCGGCGATCGACGGCTACTCCCGGGAGGAGCACACCCACCTGGCCGTGGCCGCGGCCGTCGCGGCCGGCCGCGCCGACGCCGGGCTCGGCATCCTCGCCGCGGCGCGGGCGTTCGGGCTGGACTTCGTGCCGGTCGCCCGCGAGCCCTACGACCTGGTCCTGCGCGCTTCGATGGTCGACGACCCGCTGCTCGCACCACTGTGGGAGCTGCTGGCCCGCCCGGAATTCCGGGCGGAGGTGGAGGCGCTGGGCGGCTACGGGTGCACGGAAATGGGCCGCAGGATCCGCTAG
- a CDS encoding non-ribosomal peptide synthetase, whose translation MNTQIETGREFWRGVLSAGGATAIPRWTLDPVPGVAEHVTPLSGDLVAAMRRLAGGMELPLHSLVLTAHAKVLAALSGEQDVVTGYAAGPAGRALPCPLTTEPRSWRSMLEAAAPVEMDVVRHRAFDVDELKDELGVAGPRFETEFDPIDTLVTGPDLADDVVLRVGLTNGGGALRLRYRADALDARSVERIAGYHVAALASMAADPDAEHGRARLLSAEELRIQLDGLAGPRRELPDRRFHELFEERVRMHPDAVAAVHRDRQWTYRELNARGNQLGRALLARGLRREGVVAVVTERNLDWMAAVIAIFKAGGVYLPIEPHFPADRIARTLSRADCTLVLTELGSTTTLDKALVSLPGVQQVFVDAAYAEEHGEDDLGVVVTADQLAYIYFTSGSTGEPKGAMCEHAGMLNHLHAKIADLGIREGDVVAQVAPQCFDISLWQLVSALLVGGRTVLVEQDVILDVARFIDTVERQQVGVAQVVPSYLEVVLSYLEQHPHELPHLRCVSATGEALKIELAQRFFAARPGTALVNAYGLTETSDDTNHEVMHSAPDGDRMPLGPAVQNVNVYVVDEHLDPVPLGAPGLIAFSGVCVGRGYINDPERTAAAYLTDPHRPGQRLYKGGDYGRWRPDGKLEFLGRRDSQVKISGFRIEIGEIDNALLRVPGVRDGAVVVAERPDRGKHLIAFYAGEEAVEVDLLRARLGASLPHYMVPVAFHWRESLPLTANGKIDTKALTALAADLVVTTDEDDRTPPVTPTEVRLATVWAQMLGVEADRIGRRDHFFDLGGSSLSAVKLAVVLDRVVSLKDVIKHPVLADLAELIDSRPPAEEPADTDRNLAVSCRYA comes from the coding sequence ATGAACACGCAGATCGAGACCGGCCGGGAGTTCTGGCGGGGAGTCCTCTCCGCGGGCGGCGCGACCGCCATCCCGCGGTGGACGCTCGACCCGGTCCCGGGCGTCGCCGAGCACGTCACGCCGCTGTCCGGCGACCTCGTCGCAGCGATGCGTCGGTTGGCCGGCGGGATGGAGCTGCCGCTGCACTCGCTCGTGCTGACCGCGCACGCGAAGGTGCTGGCGGCGCTGTCCGGGGAGCAGGACGTCGTGACCGGCTACGCCGCCGGGCCGGCCGGGCGGGCACTGCCCTGCCCGCTCACCACCGAGCCCCGCTCGTGGCGGTCGATGCTGGAGGCCGCCGCGCCGGTCGAGATGGACGTCGTGCGGCACCGGGCGTTCGACGTGGACGAGCTGAAGGACGAGCTGGGCGTCGCCGGGCCGAGGTTCGAGACCGAGTTCGACCCGATCGACACCCTCGTCACCGGGCCCGATCTCGCCGATGACGTCGTGCTCCGGGTCGGGCTGACGAACGGCGGCGGCGCACTGCGGCTGAGGTACCGCGCCGACGCGCTCGACGCCCGCAGCGTGGAGCGGATCGCGGGTTACCACGTCGCTGCGCTCGCGTCGATGGCCGCCGACCCGGACGCCGAGCACGGGCGGGCGCGCCTCCTGTCGGCCGAGGAGCTGCGCATCCAGCTCGACGGGCTCGCCGGACCGCGCCGGGAGCTGCCCGACCGCCGCTTCCACGAGCTGTTCGAGGAGCGCGTGCGGATGCATCCGGACGCCGTCGCCGCCGTGCACCGCGACCGGCAGTGGACCTACCGGGAGCTCAACGCGCGGGGGAACCAGCTGGGGCGGGCGCTGCTGGCGCGCGGGCTGCGCCGCGAGGGCGTGGTCGCGGTGGTGACCGAGCGGAACCTCGACTGGATGGCCGCCGTGATCGCGATCTTCAAGGCAGGCGGGGTGTACCTGCCCATCGAGCCGCACTTCCCAGCCGACCGCATCGCGAGGACGCTGTCCCGGGCGGACTGCACGCTGGTGCTGACCGAGCTCGGCAGCACCACCACGCTGGACAAGGCCCTCGTCAGCCTCCCGGGGGTGCAGCAGGTGTTCGTCGACGCCGCGTACGCGGAAGAGCACGGCGAGGACGACCTCGGCGTGGTGGTGACGGCGGACCAGCTCGCCTACATCTACTTCACGTCCGGCTCCACCGGCGAGCCGAAGGGCGCGATGTGCGAGCACGCCGGCATGCTCAACCACCTCCACGCCAAGATCGCCGACCTCGGCATCCGCGAGGGCGATGTGGTCGCGCAGGTCGCGCCGCAGTGCTTCGACATCTCGCTGTGGCAGCTGGTGTCGGCGCTGCTGGTCGGCGGGCGGACCGTCCTGGTCGAGCAGGACGTGATCCTGGACGTCGCGCGTTTCATCGACACGGTCGAGCGCCAGCAGGTCGGGGTCGCGCAGGTCGTGCCCTCCTACCTCGAGGTCGTCCTCTCCTACCTGGAGCAGCACCCCCACGAGCTGCCGCATCTGCGCTGCGTCTCGGCAACGGGCGAGGCCCTCAAGATCGAGCTCGCCCAGCGCTTCTTCGCCGCCCGGCCCGGGACCGCCCTGGTCAACGCCTACGGGCTGACCGAGACCTCCGACGACACCAACCACGAGGTCATGCACAGCGCGCCCGACGGGGACCGCATGCCGCTCGGCCCCGCGGTGCAGAACGTCAACGTCTACGTCGTCGACGAGCACCTCGATCCGGTGCCGCTCGGGGCTCCGGGCCTGATCGCCTTCTCGGGCGTCTGCGTGGGGCGCGGGTACATCAACGATCCCGAGCGCACCGCCGCCGCGTACCTGACCGACCCGCACCGCCCCGGCCAACGCCTCTACAAGGGCGGCGACTACGGCCGCTGGCGGCCGGACGGCAAGCTGGAGTTCCTCGGGCGTCGCGACAGCCAGGTGAAGATCTCCGGCTTCCGCATCGAGATCGGCGAGATCGACAACGCCCTGCTGCGCGTGCCCGGCGTCCGCGACGGCGCGGTCGTCGTGGCCGAGCGGCCCGACCGGGGAAAGCACCTGATCGCCTTCTACGCCGGCGAGGAAGCCGTCGAGGTGGACCTCCTGCGGGCCCGGCTGGGGGCGTCGCTCCCGCACTACATGGTCCCGGTCGCGTTCCACTGGCGGGAGAGCCTGCCGCTGACGGCCAACGGCAAGATCGACACCAAGGCGCTCACCGCCCTGGCCGCCGACCTGGTGGTCACGACCGACGAGGACGACCGCACCCCGCCGGTCACGCCCACCGAGGTGCGGCTCGCGACCGTGTGGGCGCAGATGCTCGGTGTCGAGGCGGACCGGATCGGCCGGCGGGACCACTTCTTCGACCTGGGCGGATCCTCGCTGTCCGCGGTGAAGCTCGCGGTCGTTCTCGATCGCGTCGTGTCCCTGAAGGACGTCATCAAGCACCCGGTGCTGGCCGATCTCGCCGAACTGATCGACAGCAGGCCCCCGGCCGAGGAGCCGGCGGACACCGACCGGAACCTCGCCGTCTCCTGCCGATACGCCTGA
- the sbnA gene encoding 2,3-diaminopropionate biosynthesis protein SbnA, whose translation MPIISVPQEFNEDDLYVDLRPIFGHPLFLKCEGFNFAGSVKLKAANEMVEAAERSGVLRPGSVLVESSSGNLGVALSIIAASKGYRFRCVTDSRCNLATRLLMEALGSEVHVISDPDPESGYLGARLNYVRNLCASDERYVWLNQYTNANAWKAHYRTTGPAIARQFPGLDVLFVGAGTTGTLMGCARYFKDRHPSVRIVAIDPVGSVSFGTPAARRMLPGLGMNVRPPLLDEGYVDEVLHVEEADAIRTCHQLARRGFLFGGSTGTVVSGATAWLARHDARDLTAVAIAPDLGERYLDTIYQSNWVQDLYGDVLDVDELSGARAA comes from the coding sequence ATGCCGATCATCTCCGTTCCCCAGGAGTTCAACGAGGACGACCTCTACGTCGACTTGCGACCGATCTTCGGTCACCCGTTGTTCCTGAAGTGCGAGGGATTCAATTTCGCCGGCTCGGTCAAGTTGAAGGCCGCGAACGAGATGGTCGAGGCCGCGGAGCGCAGCGGTGTCCTGCGGCCGGGGTCCGTGCTGGTCGAGTCCTCGTCCGGGAACCTGGGCGTGGCGCTGAGCATCATCGCGGCGAGCAAGGGCTACAGGTTCCGGTGTGTCACCGATTCCCGCTGCAACCTGGCGACCCGGTTGCTGATGGAGGCTCTGGGCAGCGAGGTGCACGTCATCAGCGATCCCGACCCGGAGAGCGGATACCTCGGCGCGCGCCTGAACTACGTCCGCAATCTCTGCGCCTCCGACGAGCGCTACGTGTGGCTCAACCAGTACACCAACGCCAATGCGTGGAAGGCGCACTACCGCACCACGGGCCCCGCCATCGCACGTCAATTCCCGGGGCTGGACGTGCTCTTCGTCGGGGCCGGCACGACCGGGACGCTGATGGGCTGCGCGCGCTACTTCAAGGACCGGCACCCGTCCGTCCGGATCGTCGCCATCGACCCCGTCGGCTCGGTCAGCTTCGGCACGCCCGCGGCCCGCCGGATGCTCCCGGGCCTCGGCATGAACGTCCGCCCGCCGCTGCTCGACGAGGGTTACGTGGACGAGGTCCTCCACGTCGAGGAGGCCGACGCGATCCGCACCTGCCACCAGCTGGCCCGACGCGGGTTCCTGTTCGGCGGCTCCACCGGCACCGTGGTCAGCGGCGCCACGGCCTGGCTGGCCCGCCACGACGCGCGTGACCTCACCGCGGTCGCCATCGCCCCGGATCTCGGTGAGCGCTACCTCGACACGATCTACCAGAGCAACTGGGTGCAGGACCTCTACGGCGACGTGCTCGACGTCGACGAGCTGTCCGGTGCCCGGGCAGCCTGA
- a CDS encoding Pls/PosA family non-ribosomal peptide synthetase produces the protein MPDPAAELQAPREQSTQHLVPLAERDDIRRSIPMSELVLVDRYEAQGWRVRNDERLDRLFEERCDWVRTYGRAGQLAVDSAEQSLTYDQLDARTNQLARFLRLRGANAGDRIGLLFDRPADAYLAILAVLKIGAVYVPVDPGSPAHRMAAIVEDARVRTVLSSSDVVDRVEQVGLLGAEIVRLDQAARLINEQRSYRLTDAERGTRDCSLAYITYRQGPDGTPTGVAVDHRSVCNFVKVAAEMYGIRPWDRVYQGVPVADDFSVEEIWVPWAVGATLVPRPAGVNLLGQDLHAFLTAQRVTAMCGIPSLLATLEQDLPDLRFLLVAGQPCPPDLVRRWYKPGRRFLSVYGPSEATVSAAWTELHPDKPATIGIPLPTYSTVVLDVADPFHALPHGQIGEIGIAGIGLTCGYQNRDDLTEKTFIPDFLGIPANPSGRIFRTGDLGRVNPDGEIEYHGRLDRRGAACGYRAELDESESAMPPAREAPVPQGAPLPVPQAVQLSVPQAVELPTPQTVQLPVPQAIELPVPQAAPLPEPQAAPLPVPQVVGLPVPQAVGLPVPQAVGLPVPQGVELPVPQAVELPVPQAVELPVPQAVALPVPRAFELPVPQNASPPTPFVDTQPTQVIAAVGAVDVVESPTPPAGGATSDVEREFAGLLAEVIGAEVPVDAHFFDDLGADSMVMARFCARLRKCDDLPSVAMKDVYANPSIAALARAFAPTSGSVDKGLATALATVLAEVVAAEVPVDAHFFDDLGADSMVMARFCARLRKRDDLPSVAMKDVYAHPTVTQLATAFGTRASATAGPADSSEPPVLGTQILSAVRAVRTVRVARHRQAPTRKQRYLLCGALQLLFLVAYPSLTGYALIGGVDWIADATAPVDIYLRSVVVGVASFVGLCGLPVLLKWVLVGRWKPQEVPVWSLAYFRFWVVRTLVQRNPMALFVGTPLYAFYLRMLGAKVGRGVAVFSKNVPVCTDLLTLGDGAVIMKDSFFTGYRAHNGVVQTGAVTLGKDALVGDHTVLDIWTSLGEGAQLGHSSSLHAGQTVPDGERWHGSPAQRTDVDYRRVGDTACGTVRRVVFTVVQLLNLLLLTLPLATGGVILLLAAVPQVTALLGNGPLALWDWTFYLYALVASAALMFGFLFVGLVFVFTVPRVLGLAIRPGKVYPLYGFHYWAHRTIARLTNVKFFAFLFGDSSYIVHYLRGLGYDLSRVEQTGSNFGQRVKHDNPFLSSVGTGTVVADGLSIINADFSSTSFRVSRTSIGAHNFLGNNIAYPSQGRTGDNCLLATKVMVPIDGPIREGVGLLGSPSFEIPRSVQRDIGFDLDSGEQRRRLAAKNRHNLVTMVLFLFVRWFYVFALTLIAMLAADLHHSWGAAVVVPANALALLVGVTWFVLVERAVTGLQALRPDGCSIYDRSFWRHERFWKVPAQAYLLMFNGTPFKNVIWRMLGVRIGERVFDDGCAFVEKTFVSIGDGCTLNAGSIVQCHSQEDGAFKSDRTAIGAGCTLGVGAFVHYGVTMGEHSVLAADSFLMKGEEMPPNARWGGNPAKKMREQSADLQVRRISIDDNRAAVLVRGEQDPARRGTIR, from the coding sequence ATGCCTGACCCCGCGGCCGAGCTGCAGGCCCCGCGGGAGCAGAGCACGCAGCACCTCGTCCCGCTCGCCGAGCGCGACGACATCCGGCGGTCCATCCCGATGTCCGAGCTCGTGCTGGTCGACCGGTACGAGGCGCAGGGCTGGCGGGTCCGCAACGACGAGCGCCTCGACCGCCTGTTCGAGGAACGCTGCGACTGGGTCCGCACCTACGGCCGGGCGGGCCAGCTCGCGGTCGACTCCGCCGAACAGTCGCTCACGTACGACCAGCTCGACGCCCGGACCAACCAACTCGCCCGCTTCCTGCGCCTGCGCGGTGCGAACGCCGGCGACCGCATCGGCCTGCTGTTCGACCGTCCCGCGGACGCGTACCTGGCGATCCTCGCCGTCCTGAAGATCGGGGCCGTGTACGTCCCCGTGGACCCGGGCTCCCCGGCACACCGCATGGCCGCCATCGTCGAGGACGCCCGGGTGCGCACCGTGCTGTCGTCCTCGGACGTGGTCGACCGGGTGGAGCAGGTCGGACTGCTCGGTGCCGAGATCGTTCGCCTCGACCAGGCAGCGCGGTTGATCAACGAGCAGAGGTCGTACCGGCTCACGGACGCCGAGCGGGGCACGCGGGACTGCTCGCTCGCCTACATCACCTACCGGCAGGGTCCGGACGGGACGCCGACGGGCGTCGCCGTCGACCACCGGAGCGTCTGCAACTTCGTCAAGGTCGCCGCCGAGATGTACGGCATCCGGCCGTGGGACCGCGTCTACCAGGGCGTGCCGGTCGCCGACGACTTCTCGGTCGAGGAGATCTGGGTGCCCTGGGCCGTGGGCGCGACACTGGTGCCCCGACCCGCCGGCGTCAACCTGCTGGGCCAGGACCTCCACGCCTTCCTGACCGCGCAACGCGTCACCGCGATGTGCGGCATCCCGAGCCTGCTCGCCACGCTCGAGCAGGATCTCCCGGACCTGCGGTTCCTGCTGGTGGCCGGGCAGCCCTGCCCACCGGACCTCGTCCGGCGGTGGTACAAGCCCGGCCGGCGGTTCCTGAGCGTCTACGGTCCGTCCGAGGCGACGGTCTCGGCCGCGTGGACCGAGCTGCACCCGGACAAGCCGGCGACCATCGGGATCCCCCTGCCCACCTACAGCACGGTCGTCCTCGACGTCGCGGACCCGTTCCACGCCCTCCCGCACGGGCAGATCGGTGAGATCGGCATCGCCGGCATCGGGCTGACCTGCGGCTACCAGAACCGCGATGACCTCACCGAGAAGACCTTCATCCCCGACTTCCTGGGCATCCCGGCGAACCCGTCGGGTCGGATCTTCCGCACCGGTGACCTCGGTCGGGTCAACCCGGACGGCGAGATCGAGTACCACGGCCGGCTCGACCGGCGGGGAGCGGCGTGCGGCTACCGCGCCGAGCTGGACGAGAGCGAGTCCGCGATGCCGCCGGCTCGCGAGGCCCCGGTGCCGCAGGGCGCCCCGCTGCCGGTTCCGCAGGCCGTGCAGCTGTCGGTGCCGCAGGCGGTCGAGCTGCCCACGCCGCAGACCGTTCAGCTCCCGGTGCCGCAGGCGATCGAGCTCCCGGTGCCGCAGGCCGCCCCGCTCCCGGAGCCGCAGGCCGCCCCGCTGCCGGTTCCGCAGGTTGTCGGGCTTCCCGTGCCGCAGGCGGTCGGGCTTCCCGTGCCGCAGGCGGTCGGGCTTCCCGTGCCGCAGGGGGTCGAGCTTCCCGTGCCGCAGGCGGTCGAGCTTCCCGTGCCGCAGGCGGTCGAGCTGCCTGTTCCGCAGGCGGTCGCGCTTCCGGTGCCACGGGCGTTCGAACTCCCCGTCCCGCAGAACGCGTCCCCCCCGACACCGTTCGTCGACACCCAGCCGACGCAGGTCATCGCGGCCGTCGGGGCCGTCGACGTGGTGGAGTCGCCGACTCCGCCCGCCGGCGGGGCGACGTCGGACGTGGAGCGGGAGTTCGCGGGCCTGCTGGCCGAGGTCATCGGAGCCGAGGTCCCTGTCGATGCGCATTTCTTCGACGACCTCGGCGCCGACTCGATGGTGATGGCGCGTTTCTGCGCCAGGCTCCGCAAGTGCGACGACCTGCCTTCCGTCGCGATGAAGGACGTCTACGCGAACCCGAGCATCGCGGCCCTCGCACGTGCCTTCGCGCCGACGTCCGGCTCCGTCGACAAGGGTCTGGCCACCGCGCTCGCCACGGTTCTTGCCGAGGTCGTCGCTGCCGAGGTCCCTGTCGATGCGCATTTCTTCGACGACCTCGGCGCCGACTCGATGGTGATGGCGCGTTTCTGCGCCAGGCTCCGCAAGCGCGACGACCTGCCCTCCGTCGCGATGAAGGACGTCTACGCGCATCCCACGGTCACCCAGCTGGCCACGGCGTTCGGCACGCGGGCGTCCGCGACCGCCGGCCCGGCCGACTCGTCGGAGCCGCCGGTGCTCGGAACGCAGATCCTGAGTGCCGTCCGGGCGGTCCGCACGGTCCGCGTCGCGCGGCACCGGCAGGCGCCGACCCGCAAGCAGCGGTACCTCCTCTGCGGCGCGCTGCAGCTCCTGTTCCTCGTCGCCTACCCGTCCCTCACCGGCTACGCCCTCATCGGCGGCGTCGACTGGATCGCGGACGCCACCGCGCCGGTCGACATCTACCTGCGGTCGGTCGTGGTCGGTGTCGCGTCGTTCGTAGGCCTTTGCGGGCTTCCGGTCCTGCTCAAGTGGGTGCTCGTCGGCCGGTGGAAGCCGCAGGAGGTGCCCGTCTGGAGCCTCGCGTACTTCCGCTTCTGGGTCGTCAGGACGCTGGTCCAGCGGAACCCGATGGCCCTGTTCGTCGGCACGCCCCTCTACGCGTTCTACCTCAGGATGCTGGGTGCGAAGGTCGGGCGCGGCGTCGCGGTCTTCTCGAAGAACGTGCCCGTCTGCACCGACCTGCTCACCCTCGGCGACGGCGCCGTGATCATGAAGGACTCGTTCTTCACCGGCTACCGAGCCCACAACGGCGTGGTCCAGACCGGCGCGGTCACCCTCGGCAAGGACGCCCTCGTCGGCGATCACACCGTGCTCGACATCTGGACGTCCCTGGGCGAGGGTGCCCAGCTCGGCCACTCCTCGTCACTGCACGCAGGCCAGACGGTCCCCGACGGGGAGCGCTGGCACGGTTCCCCCGCGCAGCGCACGGACGTCGACTACCGCCGCGTCGGCGACACGGCGTGCGGCACGGTGCGCCGGGTCGTGTTCACGGTCGTGCAGCTGCTGAACCTGCTCCTGCTGACCCTGCCGCTGGCGACCGGCGGCGTGATCCTGCTGCTCGCCGCGGTCCCGCAGGTCACGGCACTGCTCGGCAACGGACCGCTGGCGTTGTGGGACTGGACGTTCTACCTGTACGCGCTGGTCGCATCGGCCGCGCTGATGTTCGGCTTCCTGTTCGTCGGACTGGTGTTCGTGTTCACCGTCCCGCGAGTGCTCGGTCTCGCGATCCGGCCGGGCAAGGTCTACCCGCTGTACGGCTTCCACTACTGGGCCCACCGGACGATCGCGCGCCTGACCAACGTCAAGTTCTTCGCGTTCCTCTTCGGGGACAGCTCGTACATCGTCCATTACCTGCGTGGCCTCGGCTACGACCTCTCCCGCGTGGAACAGACCGGTTCGAACTTCGGCCAGCGGGTGAAGCACGACAACCCGTTCCTGAGCTCGGTCGGCACCGGAACCGTGGTCGCGGACGGGCTGTCGATCATCAATGCCGATTTCTCGAGCACCTCGTTCCGGGTGTCCCGGACGTCGATCGGCGCCCACAACTTCCTCGGCAACAACATCGCGTACCCGTCCCAGGGGCGTACCGGCGACAACTGCCTGCTCGCCACGAAGGTCATGGTCCCGATCGACGGGCCGATCCGGGAAGGTGTCGGGCTGCTGGGCTCGCCCAGCTTCGAGATCCCGCGATCGGTGCAGCGTGACATCGGGTTCGACCTGGACAGCGGCGAGCAGCGTCGTCGCCTCGCCGCCAAGAACAGGCACAACCTCGTCACGATGGTGCTGTTCCTGTTCGTCCGGTGGTTCTACGTCTTCGCGCTGACGCTCATCGCGATGCTCGCCGCCGACCTCCACCACTCGTGGGGTGCAGCGGTGGTCGTGCCCGCCAACGCCCTCGCCCTCCTGGTCGGGGTCACCTGGTTCGTACTGGTCGAGCGGGCCGTCACCGGACTGCAGGCGTTGCGGCCGGATGGCTGCTCGATCTACGACCGCTCCTTCTGGCGGCACGAACGCTTCTGGAAGGTGCCTGCCCAGGCGTACCTGCTGATGTTCAACGGCACGCCGTTCAAGAACGTGATCTGGCGGATGCTGGGCGTCCGGATCGGCGAGCGGGTGTTCGACGACGGTTGCGCGTTCGTCGAGAAGACCTTCGTCAGCATCGGCGACGGGTGCACGCTCAACGCCGGCAGCATCGTGCAGTGCCACTCGCAGGAGGACGGTGCTTTCAAGTCCGACCGCACCGCGATCGGTGCCGGCTGCACCCTCGGTGTCGGCGCATTCGTCCACTACGGCGTGACGATGGGCGAGCATTCGGTGCTCGCCGCCGACTCCTTCCTCATGAAGGGCGAGGAGATGCCGCCGAACGCGCGGTGGGGCGGAAACCCCGCGAAGAAGATGCGCGAGCAATCCGCTGATCTGCAGGTGCGCCGGATCAGCATCGACGACAACCGCGCCGCTGTGCTCGTCCGCGGCGAACAGGACCCGGCAAGGAGAGGAACGATTCGATGA